From the genome of Variovorax sp. RA8, one region includes:
- a CDS encoding DUF72 domain-containing protein — MAGTSGETRIGISGWRYAPWRGKFYPKGLPQRQELAFASRMLPTIELNGSFYSLQRPESYLAWHDETPDGFVFAVKGSRYITHMRRLKDVRIALANFLASGVLALRAKLGPFLWQLPPSMAYDPERFEDFLSLLPRDTSAALALARQHDERLEGRSWLKRSAKRPLRHAVEVRHPSFVDPAFIAQLGRHGIALVVADTAGRWPLLEDLTADFVYLRLHGDKELYASGYDDAALDQWATRIDAWRHGRQVKDARRASTRAAPRRARRDVYCYFDNDIKVHAPYDAANLARRLGVATGLGADGEFAA, encoded by the coding sequence ATGGCTGGAACATCCGGCGAGACCCGCATCGGCATTTCAGGCTGGCGCTATGCGCCCTGGCGCGGCAAGTTCTATCCCAAGGGCCTGCCGCAGCGCCAGGAGCTCGCCTTTGCCTCGCGCATGCTGCCCACCATCGAGCTCAACGGCTCCTTTTATTCGCTGCAGCGGCCCGAGTCGTACCTTGCCTGGCACGACGAGACGCCGGACGGCTTCGTGTTCGCGGTCAAGGGTTCGCGCTACATCACGCATATGCGGCGGCTCAAGGACGTGCGCATCGCACTTGCGAACTTCCTGGCATCGGGGGTGCTGGCGCTGCGCGCGAAGCTGGGGCCGTTTCTGTGGCAGCTGCCGCCTTCGATGGCCTACGACCCGGAGCGGTTCGAAGACTTCCTCTCGCTGCTGCCGCGCGACACGAGTGCGGCCCTGGCCCTCGCGCGCCAGCACGACGAGCGGCTGGAGGGCCGAAGCTGGCTCAAGCGTTCCGCGAAGCGGCCGCTGCGGCATGCCGTGGAAGTGCGCCATCCGAGCTTCGTCGATCCTGCCTTCATCGCCCAGCTGGGCCGGCATGGCATCGCGCTGGTGGTCGCCGACACCGCAGGACGCTGGCCGCTGCTCGAGGACTTGACCGCCGATTTCGTCTACCTGCGGCTGCATGGCGACAAGGAGCTCTATGCGAGCGGCTACGACGATGCCGCGCTGGACCAGTGGGCCACGCGCATCGATGCCTGGCGCCACGGCCGCCAGGTCAAGGATGCACGCAGGGCCTCGACGCGGGCCGCGCCGCGCCGGGCCCGACGCGATGTGTACTGCTACTTCGACAACGACATCAAGGTGCATGCGCCCTACGACGCCGCGAACCTCGCACGCCGGCTGGGTGTGGCGACCGGCCTGGGCGCTGATGGAGAATTCGCCGCATGA
- a CDS encoding ABC transporter ATP-binding protein: MSSSPLLQLEDFCVSYGPVEAVHHIDLRVDTGEIVTVIGPNGAGKTTLLCAAMGLLPSRGRVLLGGELMTRVSVEAMVARGVGLVPEKRELFGEMAVEDNLLLGGFSRWWRGERDQRQRMDEVFAIFPRLAERRAQLASTLSGGERQMLAIGRALMARPRLLMLDEPSLGLAPLIVREVLQVVSSLRKHGVSVLLVEQNARAALQVADRAYVLEMGAVALQGAASELLHDRRIIDTYLGLGARAEKVA; the protein is encoded by the coding sequence ATGAGCTCCTCTCCCCTTCTCCAACTCGAGGACTTCTGCGTCTCCTACGGCCCCGTCGAAGCAGTCCACCACATCGATCTGCGCGTCGACACCGGCGAGATCGTCACAGTGATCGGCCCCAACGGCGCCGGCAAGACCACGCTTCTGTGCGCCGCCATGGGCCTGCTGCCTTCGCGCGGCCGCGTGCTGCTCGGCGGAGAACTCATGACGCGGGTCAGCGTCGAGGCCATGGTGGCGCGAGGCGTGGGCCTCGTCCCGGAAAAGCGCGAGCTCTTCGGCGAGATGGCGGTGGAGGACAACCTGCTGCTGGGCGGCTTCTCGCGCTGGTGGCGCGGCGAGCGCGACCAGCGCCAGCGCATGGACGAGGTCTTCGCCATCTTCCCGCGCCTGGCCGAGCGCCGCGCGCAGCTGGCCTCCACGCTCTCTGGCGGCGAGCGGCAGATGCTGGCGATCGGCCGCGCGCTGATGGCGCGCCCGCGCCTGCTGATGCTGGACGAACCGTCGCTGGGCCTGGCGCCGCTCATCGTGCGCGAAGTGCTGCAGGTCGTGTCCTCGCTGCGCAAGCACGGGGTGTCGGTGCTGCTGGTGGAGCAGAACGCGCGCGCCGCGCTGCAGGTGGCCGACCGGGCCTACGTGCTGGAGATGGGCGCGGTCGCGCTGCAGGGCGCGGCCTCGGAGCTCTTGCACGACCGCCGCATCATCGACACCTACCTGGGGCTGGGAGCGCGCGCCGAGAAAGTGGCATAG
- a CDS encoding branched-chain amino acid ABC transporter ATP-binding protein/permease, with amino-acid sequence MTRRHLVMAFIIALAAAWGFLPDFSVTVLSYIGLYALVAAGLVMLTGVGGMTSFGQAAFVGAGAYATAWICTSPMAASALGGISPALLPWIGLLFGIVVTFVIAWGLGAITLRLSGHYLPLCTIAWGLSFYFLFGNLEFLGGHTGVAGVPAIEVAGISFASPRSLGLVIWGVLLLALWALHNLLDSREGRAIRALKGGRVMAESMGVDTGRYRIKVFVLAALLAAVSGWLYAHLQRFINPTPFNLNIGIEYLFMAVVGGAGHLWGAVLGAALITLLKEQLQDILPQLLGSSGNFEVIVFGLLMLVVLQRFADGLWPTLARIGGRFLKPAAVRPARRVLALPETALPPRGQVVLEAKAVTKRFGGLVANDAVSLDVKAGEIHALIGPNGAGKSTFFNMISGVDDPTDGEVRLMDRPMTGRPSRAFAALGLGRTFQHVRLLGQRRVIENVALGAHRRGQRGWIASMLRLDRAEEAALLAQARQQIERCGLGEFAEVPAGSLALGQQRVVEIARALAGHPAVLLLDEPAAGLRHLEKRALATLLDQLRAEGLGILVVEHDMEFVMNLADRVTVLEFGAVIARGTPAQVQGDPKVLDAYLGGVDEAVEAGLVEQVV; translated from the coding sequence ATGACGCGCCGCCATCTGGTGATGGCCTTCATCATCGCGCTGGCCGCCGCCTGGGGTTTCCTGCCGGACTTCTCGGTCACGGTGCTCAGCTATATCGGCCTCTACGCACTGGTGGCCGCCGGCCTCGTCATGCTGACCGGCGTGGGCGGCATGACCTCCTTCGGCCAAGCCGCCTTCGTCGGCGCCGGTGCCTACGCGACCGCGTGGATCTGCACCTCGCCGATGGCCGCCTCGGCGTTGGGCGGCATCAGCCCGGCGCTGCTGCCGTGGATCGGCCTGCTGTTCGGCATCGTGGTCACCTTCGTCATTGCCTGGGGCCTGGGCGCGATCACGCTGCGCCTGTCGGGCCACTACCTGCCGCTGTGCACCATCGCCTGGGGGCTGAGCTTCTACTTCCTGTTCGGAAACCTCGAGTTCCTCGGCGGCCATACGGGCGTGGCGGGCGTGCCGGCGATCGAGGTCGCGGGCATCTCCTTCGCCTCGCCGCGCTCGCTGGGCCTCGTGATCTGGGGCGTGCTGCTGCTGGCACTCTGGGCACTGCACAACCTGCTGGATTCGCGCGAGGGCCGCGCCATTCGCGCGCTCAAGGGCGGGCGCGTGATGGCCGAGTCGATGGGCGTGGACACGGGCCGCTACCGCATCAAGGTCTTCGTGCTGGCGGCGCTGCTGGCGGCGGTTTCGGGCTGGCTCTATGCGCACCTGCAGCGTTTCATCAACCCGACGCCCTTCAACCTCAACATCGGCATCGAGTATCTGTTCATGGCGGTCGTCGGCGGCGCAGGCCACCTGTGGGGCGCGGTCCTGGGCGCTGCGCTGATCACCCTGCTGAAGGAGCAGTTGCAGGACATCCTGCCGCAGTTGCTCGGCTCGAGCGGCAACTTCGAGGTGATCGTCTTCGGGCTGCTGATGCTCGTGGTGCTGCAGCGCTTCGCCGATGGGCTGTGGCCGACGCTGGCACGCATCGGCGGGCGGTTCCTCAAGCCGGCAGCGGTGCGGCCGGCGCGCCGCGTGCTCGCGCTGCCCGAGACCGCGTTGCCGCCGCGCGGCCAGGTCGTGCTGGAGGCCAAGGCCGTCACCAAGCGCTTCGGCGGCCTGGTGGCCAACGACGCCGTCAGCCTCGACGTCAAGGCCGGCGAGATCCATGCGCTGATCGGGCCCAACGGCGCCGGCAAGAGCACCTTCTTCAACATGATCTCGGGTGTGGACGACCCCACCGACGGCGAGGTGCGGCTGATGGACCGGCCCATGACCGGCCGGCCCTCGCGTGCCTTCGCGGCGCTGGGCCTGGGCCGGACCTTCCAGCATGTGCGCCTGCTGGGCCAGCGCCGCGTGATCGAGAACGTCGCGCTGGGCGCGCACCGACGTGGGCAGCGCGGCTGGATCGCCTCGATGCTGCGGCTCGACCGTGCCGAGGAGGCGGCGCTGCTTGCGCAGGCGCGCCAGCAGATCGAGCGCTGCGGCCTGGGCGAGTTCGCGGAGGTCCCGGCGGGCTCGCTGGCGCTCGGCCAGCAGCGGGTGGTCGAGATCGCGCGCGCCCTGGCGGGCCATCCCGCGGTGCTGCTGCTGGACGAGCCGGCAGCCGGACTACGTCACCTGGAGAAGCGGGCGCTCGCGACCCTGCTCGACCAGTTGCGGGCCGAGGGCCTGGGCATCCTGGTGGTGGAACATGACATGGAGTTCGTGATGAACCTGGCGGACCGCGTCACCGTGCTGGAGTTCGGCGCGGTCATTGCGCGGGGCACGCCGGCGCAGGTGCAGGGGGATCCGAAGGTGCTGGATGCTTATCTGGGCGGGGTGGACGAGGCTGTTGAAGCCGGGCTTGTGGAGCAGGTGGTGTGA
- a CDS encoding branched-chain amino acid ABC transporter permease has protein sequence MDLQIALILGQDGIVNGAIYGLMALALVLVFSVTRVIFIPQGEFVAFSALSVVALQAGRVPATLWLLLVLAAAALVVELWRWKRGAVVDWVSTLAWCVALPLAACALVLLMRPESLVTQTLAALTVIVPLGPLLYRLAYRPLADATVLTLLIVSVALHGVLVGLGLLFFGAEGSRTPAFSEMRLDLGGVAITGQSLVVVAVTAALVVLMFLFFERSIVGKALRATAINRVGARLMGIPTGLSGDLSFALAAAIGAVSGLLIAPITTIYYDTGFLIGLKGFVAAIVGGLASYPLALVGALIVGQLEAFSSFWASAFKEVFVFTLIIPVLWWRSLSSRHVEDEE, from the coding sequence ATGGATTTGCAAATCGCCCTGATCCTGGGGCAGGACGGTATCGTCAACGGGGCGATCTACGGGCTCATGGCGCTGGCACTGGTGCTGGTGTTCTCCGTGACCCGCGTCATCTTCATCCCGCAAGGGGAATTCGTCGCCTTCAGCGCGCTGTCGGTGGTGGCGCTGCAGGCCGGCCGCGTGCCGGCCACGCTGTGGCTGCTGCTGGTGCTGGCGGCGGCTGCACTCGTGGTGGAGCTGTGGCGCTGGAAGCGCGGCGCGGTGGTGGACTGGGTGTCGACGCTCGCCTGGTGCGTGGCGCTGCCGCTCGCGGCCTGCGCGCTGGTGCTGCTGATGCGCCCCGAGTCGCTGGTCACGCAGACGCTCGCCGCGCTCACCGTGATCGTGCCGCTGGGCCCGCTGCTCTATCGGCTGGCCTACCGGCCGCTGGCCGATGCGACCGTGCTCACGCTGCTGATCGTGTCGGTGGCACTGCACGGCGTGCTCGTGGGATTGGGATTGCTCTTCTTCGGCGCCGAGGGTTCGCGCACGCCGGCCTTTTCCGAGATGCGGCTGGACCTGGGCGGCGTCGCGATCACCGGCCAGTCGCTGGTGGTCGTGGCGGTCACGGCTGCGCTGGTGGTCTTGATGTTCCTGTTCTTCGAGCGCTCGATCGTCGGCAAGGCGCTGCGCGCGACCGCGATCAACCGCGTCGGCGCGCGGCTGATGGGCATTCCCACCGGGCTCTCGGGTGACCTGAGCTTCGCGCTGGCGGCGGCGATCGGCGCGGTCTCTGGACTGCTGATTGCGCCGATCACCACCATCTACTACGACACGGGCTTCCTGATCGGGTTGAAGGGCTTCGTGGCGGCCATCGTCGGCGGGCTGGCCAGCTACCCGCTGGCGCTGGTGGGGGCGCTGATCGTGGGGCAGCTCGAAGCCTTCTCCTCCTTCTGGGCGAGCGCCTTCAAGGAGGTCTTCGTCTTCACGCTGATCATTCCGGTGCTGTGGTGGCGGTCACTCAGCAGCAGGCATGTGGAGGATGAGGAATGA
- a CDS encoding ABC transporter substrate-binding protein: MSSFTRLGVALLCAMAFAAHADINVGVTLSATGPAASLGIPEKNTIALMPKTIGGQKINYIVLDDASDTTAAVSNTRKLISENKVDIVLGSTVTPNSLAMIDVVAEEKVPMISMAASARIVEPMDAKRKWVFKTPQNDIMMSLAIAEHMAANGVKTVGFIGFSDAYGEGWFQEFTKAAELKKLKVVANERYARSDTSVTGQALKLISAKPDAVLIAGSGTPAALPQKTLKERGYAGKVYQTHGVANSDFLRVGGKDVEGTLLPSGPMLVASQLPDSHPLKKSALAYVNAYEAANGKGSVSTFGGHAWDAGLIMNAAIPVALKKAQPGTPDFRAALRDALEGVKNVAGAHGIFTMSPTDHLGLDQRARVMVKIENGAWKYQPQD, encoded by the coding sequence ATGAGTTCTTTCACCCGCCTCGGCGTGGCACTGCTGTGCGCCATGGCCTTCGCCGCACACGCTGACATCAACGTCGGCGTCACCCTGTCGGCGACCGGGCCGGCCGCCTCCCTCGGCATCCCCGAGAAGAACACCATCGCGCTGATGCCCAAGACCATCGGAGGGCAGAAGATCAACTACATCGTGCTCGACGACGCCTCCGACACCACGGCCGCGGTGTCGAACACGCGCAAGCTGATCAGCGAGAACAAGGTCGACATCGTGCTCGGCTCGACAGTGACGCCCAACTCGCTGGCCATGATCGACGTGGTGGCCGAGGAGAAGGTGCCGATGATCTCGATGGCGGCTTCGGCGCGCATCGTCGAGCCCATGGACGCCAAGCGCAAGTGGGTCTTCAAGACGCCGCAGAACGACATCATGATGTCGCTCGCGATCGCCGAGCACATGGCCGCCAACGGCGTGAAGACGGTCGGCTTCATCGGCTTCTCCGACGCCTACGGAGAAGGCTGGTTCCAGGAGTTCACCAAGGCCGCCGAGCTGAAGAAGCTCAAGGTCGTGGCCAATGAGCGCTATGCCCGCAGCGACACCTCGGTCACCGGCCAGGCGCTCAAGCTCATCTCCGCCAAGCCCGACGCGGTGCTGATCGCCGGCTCCGGCACCCCGGCCGCGCTGCCGCAGAAGACGCTGAAGGAGCGCGGCTACGCCGGCAAGGTCTACCAGACCCATGGGGTTGCCAATTCCGACTTCCTGCGCGTCGGCGGCAAGGACGTCGAGGGCACGCTGCTGCCCTCCGGGCCCATGCTGGTCGCGTCGCAGCTGCCCGATTCGCATCCGCTCAAGAAGTCCGCGCTGGCCTACGTCAACGCCTACGAGGCGGCCAACGGCAAGGGCAGCGTTTCCACCTTCGGCGGCCATGCCTGGGATGCCGGCCTGATCATGAATGCGGCGATTCCCGTCGCGCTCAAGAAGGCGCAGCCCGGCACGCCGGACTTCCGCGCCGCGCTGCGCGACGCGCTGGAAGGGGTGAAGAACGTCGCCGGCGCCCATGGCATCTTCACCATGTCGCCCACCGACCACCTGGGCCTGGATCAGCGCGCGCGCGTGATGGTCAAGATCGAGAACGGCGCCTGGAAGTACCAGCCGCAGGACTAA
- the paaE gene encoding 1,2-phenylacetyl-CoA epoxidase subunit PaaE: MSVIFHPLRVRSIEPDTAEAVIISFDVPQELRGVFGFTQGQYLTLRKEIDGQDLRRSYSICAGVDDGELRVGVRKVQQGLFSNWINSSLKPGDTLQVMAPQGRFFVPIEPEARRHHVGIAGGSGITPILSIMKTVLAREPHSRFTLIYGNRQLRSTMFKEEIEDLKNRYMSRLSLQLVFSDEHTDVPINAGLMNREKIAEFLQGLVPPGSIDHVYICGPFQMNDEAEAALLEAGVPEERIHIERFGLAQSPTGTVGAVVHAPQPGDAETARITIVRDGIAREIPYTLGQPSILDAASSAGLEVPYSCTSGVCGTCRAKLLEGEVRMERNFALDKNEVAGGFILTCQAHPLTERVRLSFDER; the protein is encoded by the coding sequence ATGAGCGTCATCTTCCACCCGCTGCGCGTGCGCAGCATCGAGCCCGACACCGCCGAGGCGGTCATCATCTCCTTCGACGTGCCGCAGGAACTGCGCGGCGTGTTCGGCTTCACCCAGGGCCAGTACCTCACGCTGCGCAAGGAGATCGACGGCCAGGACCTGCGCCGCTCCTATTCGATCTGCGCCGGCGTCGACGACGGCGAGCTGCGCGTGGGCGTGCGCAAGGTGCAGCAGGGCCTGTTCTCCAACTGGATCAACAGCAGCCTCAAGCCGGGGGACACGCTGCAGGTGATGGCACCGCAGGGCCGCTTCTTCGTGCCGATCGAGCCCGAGGCGCGGCGCCACCACGTGGGCATCGCGGGCGGCAGCGGCATCACGCCCATCCTCTCGATCATGAAGACGGTGCTGGCGCGCGAGCCGCATTCGCGCTTCACGCTCATCTACGGCAACCGGCAGCTTCGGTCCACGATGTTCAAGGAAGAGATCGAGGACCTGAAGAACCGCTACATGTCGCGCCTGTCGCTGCAGCTCGTGTTCTCCGACGAGCACACCGACGTGCCCATCAACGCCGGCCTGATGAACCGCGAGAAGATCGCCGAGTTCCTCCAGGGCCTGGTGCCGCCCGGGAGCATCGACCACGTCTACATCTGCGGCCCCTTCCAGATGAACGACGAGGCGGAGGCCGCGCTGCTGGAGGCCGGCGTGCCCGAGGAGCGCATCCACATCGAGCGCTTCGGCCTCGCCCAGTCGCCCACCGGCACGGTGGGCGCCGTGGTGCACGCGCCGCAGCCGGGCGATGCCGAGACGGCGCGCATCACCATCGTGCGCGACGGGATCGCGCGCGAGATCCCTTACACCCTGGGTCAGCCCAGCATCCTGGACGCGGCGTCCTCCGCCGGCCTGGAGGTGCCGTACTCCTGCACCTCGGGCGTCTGCGGCACCTGCCGCGCCAAGCTCCTGGAAGGGGAAGTGCGGATGGAGCGCAACTTCGCGCTCGACAAGAATGAGGTCGCGGGCGGCTTTATCCTCACCTGCCAGGCACACCCCCTGACCGAGCGCGTGCGGCTGTCCTTCGACGAACGCTGA
- the paaD gene encoding 1,2-phenylacetyl-CoA epoxidase subunit PaaD: MSELRLPAADEARVARAWEVLGTVLDPEVPALSVCDLGIVREVLPQGEGLEIVLTPTYSGCPATEVIERSVLDAIDAAGLGPARVTLRRAPAWTTDWMSAEGKRKLREYGIAPPGAAALPGGAVPVRLVRRQAAAPVACPHCGSAHTERLSAFGSTACKSLYRCLDCREPFEHFKPL, from the coding sequence ATGAGTGAACTGCGCCTCCCCGCTGCAGACGAGGCCCGCGTCGCGCGCGCCTGGGAGGTGCTGGGCACCGTGCTCGACCCCGAGGTTCCGGCGCTGTCGGTCTGCGACCTGGGCATCGTGCGCGAGGTCCTGCCGCAAGGGGAGGGGCTGGAGATCGTGCTGACGCCGACCTATTCCGGCTGCCCCGCCACCGAGGTGATCGAGCGCAGCGTGCTCGATGCCATCGACGCCGCTGGACTCGGGCCGGCTCGCGTGACGCTGCGCCGCGCCCCGGCCTGGACCACCGACTGGATGAGCGCCGAAGGCAAGCGCAAGCTGCGCGAATACGGCATCGCGCCGCCGGGCGCGGCAGCCTTGCCCGGCGGCGCGGTGCCGGTTCGCCTGGTGCGGCGCCAGGCTGCCGCGCCGGTGGCCTGCCCGCACTGCGGCAGCGCCCACACCGAGCGGCTTTCGGCCTTCGGCTCCACGGCCTGCAAGTCGCTCTACCGCTGCCTGGATTGCCGCGAGCCCTTCGAGCACTTCAAACCCCTCTGA
- the paaC gene encoding 1,2-phenylacetyl-CoA epoxidase subunit PaaC, translating into MQASIELDRSPAVQYLLRIGDTCLILAQRLGEWCGHAPVLEEDIAMTNMALDLVGQARALLTRAGQIEGRAHDEDQLAFLRDERDYFNATLVELPRGDFAFSVLRNAMAATLLKLLWERLESSSDAEVAAIAAKAVKEARYHQQHAADWVVRLGDGTDESHSRMEAALAQLWRYVPELFASDAIDEEARASGLGPAWSELREAWFAEMGSVLEEATLPMPAESAFLSTGKRGVHSEHMGYILAEMQHLQRAYPGGVW; encoded by the coding sequence ATGCAAGCCTCCATCGAACTCGACCGCAGTCCCGCCGTGCAGTACCTGCTGCGCATCGGCGACACCTGCCTGATCCTGGCGCAGCGCCTGGGCGAATGGTGCGGCCACGCGCCCGTCCTGGAGGAGGACATCGCCATGACCAACATGGCGCTGGACCTGGTGGGGCAGGCGCGCGCCCTGCTGACTCGCGCCGGCCAGATCGAGGGCCGCGCACACGACGAGGACCAGCTCGCCTTCCTGCGCGACGAGCGCGACTACTTCAACGCCACGCTGGTCGAGCTGCCGCGCGGCGACTTCGCCTTCAGCGTGCTGCGCAACGCGATGGCCGCGACGCTGCTCAAGCTGCTGTGGGAAAGGCTCGAATCCTCGAGCGATGCCGAGGTGGCCGCCATCGCGGCGAAGGCCGTCAAGGAGGCGCGCTATCACCAGCAGCATGCGGCCGACTGGGTCGTGCGCCTGGGCGACGGCACGGACGAATCGCATTCGCGCATGGAGGCCGCGCTGGCCCAGCTGTGGCGCTATGTGCCCGAGCTCTTCGCGTCGGATGCCATCGACGAAGAGGCGCGCGCCAGCGGCCTGGGGCCGGCCTGGTCCGAACTGCGCGAGGCCTGGTTCGCGGAGATGGGTTCGGTGCTCGAGGAGGCCACGCTTCCCATGCCGGCCGAGTCGGCCTTCCTGAGCACCGGCAAGCGCGGCGTGCACAGCGAGCACATGGGCTACATCCTGGCCGAGATGCAGCATCTGCAGCGCGCCTATCCGGGAGGGGTGTGGTGA
- the paaB gene encoding 1,2-phenylacetyl-CoA epoxidase subunit PaaB: protein MGSSTEAPKATASAGREWPLWEVFVRSKAGLDHKHCGSLHAPDPKMALQMARDVYTRRQEGVSVWVVRSDQIVASDPGDKDMFFDPAEDKVYRHPTFYALPKSVDHM from the coding sequence GTGGGGTCGAGCACGGAAGCGCCGAAGGCCACCGCGTCCGCAGGACGCGAGTGGCCTCTGTGGGAGGTGTTCGTCCGCAGCAAGGCCGGCCTGGACCACAAGCATTGCGGCAGCCTGCATGCGCCCGACCCCAAGATGGCGCTGCAGATGGCGCGCGACGTCTACACGCGGCGCCAGGAAGGCGTCAGCGTCTGGGTGGTGCGCTCGGACCAGATCGTCGCCAGCGACCCCGGCGACAAGGACATGTTCTTCGACCCGGCGGAAGACAAGGTCTACCGCCATCCGACCTTCTACGCCTTGCCGAAGTCGGTCGACCACATGTGA
- the paaA gene encoding 1,2-phenylacetyl-CoA epoxidase subunit PaaA produces the protein MYTQAMDTMGKDKDGPKAVRSAEEMRLEQRFDERIDAGGFIEAKDWMPEHYRKTLVRQISQHAHSEIVGMLPEGNWISRAPTLKRKAILLAKVQDEGGHGLYLYAAAETLGTSRDQMLDALHTGKAKYSSIFNYPTLTWADMGTIGWLVDGAAIMNQVPICRCSYAPYARAMIRICREESFHQRQGYEALLTMMQHGTEAQKAMVQDAVNRWWWPSIMMFGPPDDQSPNSAQSMRWGIKRFTNDELRQKFIDAAVEQAKVLGVTLPDPDLKWNEERQAHDHGPIDWAEFWRVIGGDGPCNRERLGARVKAWEEGAWVREAALAYAAKHERSERLAA, from the coding sequence ATGTACACCCAGGCCATGGACACGATGGGCAAGGACAAGGACGGCCCCAAGGCCGTGCGTTCGGCCGAGGAGATGCGCTTGGAGCAGCGCTTCGACGAGCGCATCGATGCCGGCGGCTTCATCGAGGCCAAGGACTGGATGCCCGAGCACTACCGCAAGACGCTGGTGCGCCAGATCAGCCAGCATGCGCATTCCGAGATCGTCGGCATGCTGCCCGAGGGCAACTGGATCAGCCGTGCACCCACGCTCAAGCGCAAGGCCATCCTCCTGGCCAAGGTGCAGGACGAAGGCGGCCACGGCCTCTACCTGTACGCTGCCGCCGAGACCCTGGGCACCAGCCGCGACCAGATGCTGGATGCGCTGCACACCGGCAAGGCCAAGTACAGCTCGATCTTCAACTACCCCACGCTGACCTGGGCCGACATGGGCACCATCGGCTGGCTGGTGGACGGCGCGGCGATCATGAACCAGGTGCCGATCTGCCGCTGCTCCTATGCGCCCTATGCGCGGGCCATGATCCGCATCTGCCGCGAGGAAAGCTTCCACCAGCGGCAGGGCTACGAGGCGCTGCTCACCATGATGCAGCACGGCACCGAGGCCCAGAAGGCCATGGTGCAGGACGCGGTGAACCGCTGGTGGTGGCCCTCGATCATGATGTTCGGCCCGCCCGACGACCAGTCGCCCAACAGCGCGCAGTCCATGCGCTGGGGCATCAAGCGCTTCACCAACGACGAACTGCGCCAGAAGTTCATCGATGCCGCGGTCGAGCAGGCCAAGGTGCTGGGCGTGACCTTGCCCGACCCCGACCTGAAGTGGAACGAGGAGCGCCAGGCGCACGACCATGGCCCGATCGACTGGGCCGAGTTCTGGCGGGTGATCGGCGGCGACGGGCCCTGCAACCGCGAGCGGCTCGGCGCGCGGGTCAAGGCCTGGGAAGAGGGCGCCTGGGTGCGGGAAGCGGCCCTTGCGTACGCGGCAAAGCACGAACGATCAGAGAGGTTGGCAGCATGA